In the genome of Candidatus Tanganyikabacteria bacterium, the window CGCGCGGTACCGGCAAGAGCACGTGGCTCCGAGCCGTTCTGCCGGATGCCATGACGATCGATCTCCTCCCGCCGGCAGAGATGTTGCGGTAATCTCGCGACCCCGCCGCGCTCGCGAGAGAAGTGCTCGCGCCCCCGACCGGCCGGTGGATGGTTCTCGACGAGGTTCAAAGGGCCGATACTTCGTTTAGTCGCCAGGGAAGGAGGCGATTCGTGACATGCCCTCGACGTAGAGCCTCGGCAGGTCGAGTATCGATTGATCGGTAGGCGCCGACGAACGGAAGGGATCGCCGCAATGACTCGTTCAAGGAAGATGCCCGCCTTCGTGAGGCTCGCAGGCTCGGGCCTTGACACCGGGTCGGCAGCGAGGAAGCCTGGTAGGGGGCGGCGCGTCGCCGGTACGCCGGGCGACCGGCGCCGCCTGGGCGTGGCGATCGCGCTGACGTGCGCATTCGCCGCCGGCTGCCGGATCTCGGCCATGGGAGCCGACCCGTCTTCGCCGGCGGCCGGCACTTCCCGGAATTCGATCGCCGGTCCGGGCGCTGCGGCGGGGGAGGGTCCCGGGAGGGCGGTCCCTTCTTCTGACGGTGCCATGCCGCGGCTGGATGCCGGTGCCCCGACGGTAGTTCCGCCCCGGGGCGGTCCCGGCCGGCCGGGGGGGGGTAGAACTGCGGGTGAACTGGCCCGATCGGGTGGGGCCGGCCTCCGTGCCGGCCGGGTACCGGGCGCAGTTCATCCCGGATTCGTCGGCGAAAGTGCTTTACGAGATCGCGACTGGCAGCGTGGTGGTGGCGTCGGCGTCGGTGACTCGCGCCGCAGGCGCCAGCACGTCCACGGCCTCGCTCGAGGTGGATGCGGGCAGTTACGGGCTGGACGCGACGGCCTTCGCCGCCCGCACCCAGACCGGCGCCACCCCGGCTCCGGGCGAGGAGGGGGCGAAGGTGGCGACGGCCTCGGTGGGCCTGGTCGTGGTGGCCGGCGCGAAGGTGCCGGCGACGCTGACGCTGGGGCCGAAATTTGTGCCGTCGGTCAGCACCATGAGCGCGACGCAGATCTACCCCGGCGGGTCGCTGACGTTCGGCGGGAGCAACCTGGTACTCGCCTGGGCGGCGACGCCGTCGGTGGTCTTCACGGGCCCGGGCGCGTCGGTGTCGGCCGTCGTGACGGCGGTGGCCGCGGGGTCGGTCACGGTGACGGTGCCTCTCGCGGCCGCGACCGGGTCGGTGCAGATCACGACCGACAGGATCAAGGCGGCGCTGGTGACGGTGGCGGTCGCACCTACCCCCACGCCGGCCCCCACGGCGACGCCGCCGTCCGGTTTCGCGGCGATCGCGTCGGGGTCGTATACGATGGGCTCTCCGGCCGACGAGCCCGGGCGCAGCACGAACGAAACGCAGCACGTGGTGACCTTGACGCACCGGTTCTGGCTGCAGGAGACGGAGGTGACGCAGGGGCAGTGGAAGGCGGCCTTCGGGGGGAGCAACCCGTCGTACTTCCTGGCCTGCGGGGACAACTGCCCGGTGGAGCAGATCACCTGGTGGTCGGCGCTGGCGTACGCGAATGCCATGTCGGCGTCCGAGAGCCTGGCGGCGTGCTACACGGTGAGCGGGTGCACGTCCGGGACGGCGGCGGCGGGGACGTTGGGCAACAACGGGAGCTGCACGGTGACGGTAACCGCGACGGACCAGAACCCGTACCTGTGCAGGGGTACCGGCTGCCGACGGAATCCGAGTGGGAGTACGCGTACCGGGCGGGTACGTCGACGGCGTTCTACAACGGGGTGATCACCAATACCCTCTACGACCCGGTGGACCCGAATCTGGACCTCATAGGCTGGTACCGGGGCAACTCGGAGGTGACGTACTCGCAGGGCTTTTCGCTGGACGGCAAGACGAAAGGTACGCATGCGGCGAAGGGAAAGGCGGCCAATGCCTGGGGCTTGCACGACATGGCGAGCAACGTCTGGGAGTGGGCGTGGGACCGGTACGGGACGTACCCGGGAGATTCGACGGATCCTCAGGGTGCCGTATCAGGCTCCTCCCGGGTCTACCGCGGCGGGTCGTGCCTCAACTACGCGCTGAACGCGCGCGGTGCGCGCCGCGGCTACGACACCCCCGACGGCCGCGGCAGCGACCTCGGCGCCCGCCTCGCCAGGTCGAGGCAGCAGTGAGGCTGCCGAGGGCACGTCGCTGTGCGCCGCCACGGCGCACAGCTTGCTCCGCTGAACTTAGAACGGTCGATCGACACAATCCGGACTGATACACTCGAGTATGCCAGGCGACACCCTTGAATTGGTCAGAGAGGCAGCAGCGAAGCGCATCCTCTTCACGGTTCACGCCGTCCAGCAGATGTCCCATGTAGACCGGCTAATCACCAGGGCAGAGGTTGAGTTCGTGATCGAGGCGGGAGAGCTTCTGGAGGATTACCCCGACGACCCCCGGGGGCACAGTTGCCTCCTCGGCGGCATACTGAGCCATCCTATCCATGTGGTCTGCGCCCCGAAGGCCGAGTACCTCGCCATCATCACGGCCTACCGACCGGACCAAGATCAATGGGCGGATGATTTCAAGAGGAGAATCTAGTGGAATGTGTTTATTGCAAGGGTCAACTAGAGCGCGGTAAGGCGCCTTTCTCGGTAAGCCGGCGGGGATATCACGTGGTATGGGATGCTATTCCGGCCTGGGTTTGCAGGCAGTGCAAGGAGCCGCTCTTCGAGGGGCGTGAAGTGGACCAGATTCAGAAAGCGCTCGAAGTACTGGATCAGGAAACAGCGGGTCTTGCTTCGTAGTCACAGGGGTTCAGACGCCGCAAGGCCACGCGATAGGGGCGTGCAGACAACAGCGGGTCAACAACATCGGCCCACGCTCCGCCTTTGCAGCCGCACAGTCTGCCTACGATCCGCACGGCCATTTGGGGCCGACGTCGGTGCCGTGCGAAACGTTCATCGACCCCTTCATCTTCCATGCGATCCGCTTCATGGCTCCATCCCGTGTCGGATCCCTTCGGCACGCAGGTCCGGGATGACGTTTGCCCTCTTCCCGCTCAGGCTCTCCCCAGGACCAAGTCGAGGCGGGCGAAGACCCTGTCCAGCACTTCGGGCCCGACGCGGCCTGCACGCTCGGTGAGCGCATCCTTGTTGATGGCCACCATCTGGTCGGTCCGGGCGACCGAATCCCGCGGCAGTCCGGTGGTTTTCGCATCGAGGTCCCCGAGCACTACCGGGTTTCGGTACTCGTGTCTAACCGCGAGCGGGATTTCGCCGCGGCTCCGGGGGCAACGCGCCCCGTCGCTGATCTAGCCCTTGAGCGTCTCGTCCTTGGCCAGGCTCTCGGCGACCTGCTTGCCCTTCTCGAAGCGCTCCTTGATGCCGCCGCCGCCGGTGAGGACGTCGCCGATCTGGCCGAAGCGGTTGGCGATGTGCGAGCCCTTCTGCGCCTTCTTCTCGAACTCCTTGGCCTCCTTGTCGCCCTCCATCTTCTGGATCTCGACGCCGGACGCCTGGGCGACGCGGTCGACCAGAAGGTCGTTGCGCTCGTTGTCGATCTCGTCGCCTATTTCGGCGGCGAGCCGCTCGCGGCGCTCGTCTTCGACGACCTTCTCGCGCATGTTCTGAGAGGCCTGCTTGCGGCCGGCCTCGGAGGCCAGGCTCGAGGCGGCGTTCATCGCCGCGGCCTGCTGCCGCTTGTCGATCGCCTGGGCGAGCGAGTCGGCCTGGCGGGTCATGCGGGCGCCCTTGGTCAGGTCGGCGCTGTCGGTCGCCCGGCCCATGCCGCCCATGACGCCGGCGATGCGCTCGGCGTCGGAAATGGTGTTGCCGTAGCGATCCTTGCCCTGGGCCGCCAGGGCGGCCTCCTCGGTCGCGTCCACCTGGTCGCCGAGTTTCTTG includes:
- a CDS encoding YgiT-type zinc finger protein is translated as MECVYCKGQLERGKAPFSVSRRGYHVVWDAIPAWVCRQCKEPLFEGREVDQIQKALEVLDQETAGLAS
- a CDS encoding DUF4258 domain-containing protein encodes the protein MPGDTLELVREAAAKRILFTVHAVQQMSHVDRLITRAEVEFVIEAGELLEDYPDDPRGHSCLLGGILSHPIHVVCAPKAEYLAIITAYRPDQDQWADDFKRRI
- a CDS encoding formylglycine-generating enzyme family protein; this translates as MLHGERVHVRDGGGGDVGQQRELHGDGNRDGPEPVPVQGYRLPTESEWEYAYRAGTSTAFYNGVITNTLYDPVDPNLDLIGWYRGNSEVTYSQGFSLDGKTKGTHAAKGKAANAWGLHDMASNVWEWAWDRYGTYPGDSTDPQGAVSGSSRVYRGGSCLNYALNARGARRGYDTPDGRGSDLGARLARSRQQ